One genomic window of Micromonospora sp. WMMD1128 includes the following:
- a CDS encoding tRNA adenosine deaminase-associated protein, which translates to MSYFAAAVARVDGGWSAGEVSLRGITDIEEAADRLRDVEPDADISLLFVEADDTYLVVLRLDEGEDLRVFGSDSAYAEESRLGALLVGDLKTSVTGLEEVDEPRPSGGDDETEEQPAVDPEADPVGDADLLADLGISAQKLLALCAHDGNMPADVTAEICQVLGCADEVEELREV; encoded by the coding sequence GTGTCGTACTTCGCTGCTGCCGTGGCGCGCGTCGACGGCGGCTGGAGCGCCGGCGAGGTGAGCCTGCGGGGAATCACCGACATCGAGGAGGCGGCCGACCGCCTGCGCGACGTCGAGCCGGACGCGGACATCTCGCTGCTGTTCGTCGAGGCGGACGACACCTACCTGGTGGTCCTGCGCCTGGACGAGGGCGAGGACCTGCGCGTGTTCGGCTCCGACTCGGCGTACGCGGAGGAGTCCCGGCTGGGCGCGTTGCTCGTCGGCGACCTGAAGACCTCGGTCACCGGCCTGGAGGAGGTCGACGAGCCGCGCCCGTCCGGCGGCGACGACGAGACCGAGGAGCAGCCGGCCGTGGACCCGGAGGCCGACCCGGTGGGCGACGCCGACCTCCTCGCCGACCTGGGCATCTCGGCGCAGAAGCTGCTCGCGCTCTGCGCGCACGACGGCAACATGCCGGCCGACGTGACCGCCGAGATCTGCCAGGTGCTCGGCTGCGCGGACGAGGTCGAGGAGCTGCGTGAGGTCTGA
- a CDS encoding nucleoside deaminase, translating to MRRALQVAVTGPDSGPPAEGVDDVPVGAVLYGPDGAELAIGRNERELTGDPTAHAEVLALRRAARRLGRWRLDGCTLVVTLEPCTMCAGAIALARVPTVVFGAWEPKTGAVGSLWDVLRDRRLPHRPEVYGGVLAPESAALLRAFFR from the coding sequence ATGCGCCGGGCCCTTCAGGTCGCGGTGACCGGCCCGGACAGCGGGCCGCCCGCCGAAGGCGTCGACGACGTGCCGGTCGGGGCGGTGCTCTACGGACCCGACGGCGCCGAACTGGCGATCGGCCGCAACGAGCGGGAGCTGACCGGCGACCCCACCGCGCACGCCGAGGTGCTGGCGCTGCGTCGCGCCGCCCGGCGGCTGGGCCGATGGCGGCTGGACGGCTGCACGCTCGTGGTCACGCTGGAGCCGTGCACCATGTGCGCCGGAGCGATCGCGCTGGCCCGCGTACCGACAGTGGTGTTCGGGGCGTGGGAGCCGAAGACGGGCGCGGTCGGCTCGCTCTGGGACGTGCTGCGCGACCGCCGCCTCCCGCACCGCCCCGAGGTGTACGGCGGCGTCCTCGCACCGGAGAGCGCCGCGTTGCTGCGCGCCTTTTTCAGGTAA
- the deoD gene encoding purine-nucleoside phosphorylase: MSTHIGAEPGEIAERVLMPGDPLRAKWIAETYLEEARCYTTVRGMLGFTGRWNGVDVSVQGSGMGMPSASIYAHELINDYGVRTLIRVGSCGALTEDLQLRDVVAAIGSSTDSNMNRMRFDGLIDYAPVADFGLLRTSVDVAERRGISMRVGPILAADAFYTDRPDLYDTLADYGVLAVEMESAALYTIAARFKARALTILTVSDHIKTGEKTTSQEREQTFGQMVEIALDTAIA, encoded by the coding sequence ATGAGTACGCACATCGGCGCTGAGCCGGGAGAGATCGCCGAGCGGGTCCTGATGCCGGGCGACCCGCTGCGGGCCAAGTGGATCGCGGAGACCTACCTCGAGGAGGCCCGCTGCTACACGACGGTGCGCGGCATGCTGGGCTTCACCGGCCGGTGGAACGGCGTCGACGTCTCCGTCCAGGGCTCCGGCATGGGCATGCCGTCCGCCTCCATCTACGCCCACGAGCTGATCAACGACTACGGCGTGCGGACGCTGATCCGGGTGGGCTCCTGCGGCGCCCTGACCGAGGACCTGCAGTTGCGGGACGTGGTGGCCGCGATCGGCTCGTCCACCGACTCGAACATGAACCGGATGCGCTTCGACGGGCTGATCGACTACGCCCCGGTGGCCGACTTCGGGCTGCTGCGTACCTCGGTCGACGTGGCCGAGCGGCGCGGCATCAGCATGCGGGTCGGCCCGATCCTGGCCGCGGACGCCTTCTACACCGACCGGCCGGACCTCTACGACACGCTCGCCGACTACGGCGTGCTGGCGGTGGAGATGGAGTCGGCGGCGCTCTACACCATCGCGGCGCGGTTCAAGGCCCGCGCGCTGACCATCCTGACCGTCAGCGACCACATCAAGACCGGTGAGAAGACCACGTCGCAGGAGCGTGAGCAGACGTTCGGCCAGATGGTCGAGATCGCCCTCGACACCGCCATCGCCTGA
- a CDS encoding ABC transporter permease subunit, with protein sequence MSGYGFRHAARMERIKLGSVRSTWWLAGASVAAMAAAGVGVGLGYRSHTPVATTAQILNNSLSGAILAQLLLGALGVLLVTGEYGTGMIRSTLAAVPRRRTVLAAKAAVCGGAALTVGLLASFAGYLGGQLAIRDTAIPAASLGDPRILRAVLLTGGYLAATALIGVGIGTVVRHSGAAIGTLFALMFVPTIAVGLFGEDGIGVGRFVPLLMLLNSVAVTAPTPGLFAGWVSVLLMCGYAAVALLCGGVLLRRRDA encoded by the coding sequence ATGAGCGGCTACGGATTCCGGCACGCGGCCCGGATGGAACGGATCAAGCTGGGTAGCGTCCGGTCCACGTGGTGGCTGGCCGGGGCGTCGGTGGCCGCGATGGCCGCGGCCGGCGTCGGGGTGGGACTCGGCTACCGGTCGCACACACCGGTGGCCACCACCGCGCAGATCCTGAACAACAGCCTGAGCGGCGCCATCCTGGCCCAACTCCTTCTCGGCGCGCTCGGCGTCCTCCTGGTGACCGGCGAGTACGGCACCGGGATGATCCGTTCGACGCTCGCCGCCGTACCCCGGCGCAGGACCGTCCTGGCCGCGAAGGCCGCGGTGTGCGGTGGCGCGGCGCTCACCGTCGGTCTGCTCGCCAGCTTCGCCGGCTATCTCGGCGGGCAGCTCGCGATCCGCGATACCGCCATCCCGGCCGCCTCCCTCGGCGACCCGCGGATCCTGCGCGCGGTCCTGCTGACCGGCGGATACCTGGCCGCCACCGCGCTGATCGGCGTGGGCATCGGGACTGTGGTACGGCACTCGGGCGCCGCGATCGGCACGCTGTTCGCGCTGATGTTCGTCCCGACGATCGCGGTCGGCCTGTTCGGCGAGGACGGCATCGGGGTCGGCCGCTTCGTCCCGCTGCTGATGCTGCTCAACTCGGTCGCGGTGACCGCGCCGACACCCGGGCTGTTCGCCGGCTGGGTGAGCGTGCTGCTGATGTGCGGGTACGCGGCGGTGGCGCTCCTCTGCGGCGGCGTACTGCTCCGCCGGCGCGACGCGTGA